From the genome of Danio rerio strain Tuebingen ecotype United States chromosome 2, GRCz12tu, whole genome shotgun sequence, one region includes:
- the LOC100536182 gene encoding uncharacterized protein, with protein MAESSFSVAQEEFSCAVCLDLLKDPVSIPCGHSYCMSCITDCWNQEDQKRVYSCPQCRQTFSPRPALAKNTMLAEVLEKLQKSKLQAAGPAQSPAASGDVECDVCTGAKNRAVKSCLVCLNSYCHTHFQLHQELNPGNQHKVTEATHKLQEMICQQHKKLLEIFCRTDHCCICYLCLLDQHKHHDTVSAAAERTELQSRLRETQSSFQQKIQERQKELEELREAVESHKHSAQAAVDHTERIFTQLICWIERSRSELTQMIRDGEKTAVSGAEERLERLEQEINDLRRRNAELEQLSHTEDHIHFLQSLQSLSVPPGSTDSSSFIINSQPAFDQVDESVSRLRDKLQQFCTEEMKTISSTVRIISIISTPEPKAQKEFLFKFVLIGDSGVGKSNLLSRFTQNEFNLETKSTIGVDFVTKRIQVDGKTIKAQIWDTAGQERFRAITSAYYRGVAGALLVYDITKHLTYKNVERWLKELRKHADNNIFIMLVGNKSDLQHLRAVPTDKARAFAEKNNLSFIETSALDSTNVEEAFKNILTEIYRNVSKKQVGS; from the exons ATGGCAGAATCCAGCTTTTCTGTGGCACAGGAAGAGTTCAGCTGTGCGGTGTGTCTGGATCTACTAAAGGATCCAGTCTCCATTCCGTGTGGACACAGTTACTGTATGAGCTGCATCACAGACTGCTGGAATCAGGAGGATCAGAAGAGAGTCTACAGCTGCCCTCAGTGCAGACAGACCTTCAGCCCCAGACCCGCTTTAGCTAAAAACACCATGCTGGCTGAAGTGCTGGAGAAACTGCAGAAGAGCAAACTACAAGCTGCTGGTCCTGCTCAGAGTCCCGCTGCATCTGGAGATGTGGAGTGTGACGTCTGTACTGGAGCCAAAAACAGAGCCGTCAAGTCCTGTCTGGTGTGTCTGAACTCTTACTGTCACACTCATTTTCAGCTCCATCAAGAACTGAATCCTGGAAATCAACACAAAGTGACTGAAGCCACTCATAAACTGCAGGAGATGATCTGTCAACAACACAAGAAACTCCTGGAGATCTTCTGCCGCACTGATCACTGCTGTATATGTTATCTGTGTTTGCTGGATCAACACAAACACCATGACACTGTTTCAGCTGCAGCAGAGAGGACTGAACTACAG AGTCGGCTGAGGGAAACCCAGAGCAGCTTCCAGCAGAAGATCCAGGAGAGGCAAAAGGAGCTGGAGGAGCTGAGAGAGGCTGTGGAGTCTCACAAG cACTCTGCACAGGCCGCAGTGGATCACACCGAGAGGATCTTCACTCAGCTCATCTGCTGGATTGAGAGAAGCCGCTCGGAGCTCACGCAGATGATCAGAGATGGAGAAAAGACTGCAGTGAGTGGAGCTGAAGAACGACTGGAGCGACTGGAGCAAGAGATCAATGATCTGAGGAGGAGAAACGCTGAGCTGGAGCAGCTTTCACACACAGAAGATCACATCCATTTCCTCCAG agtttgcagtCTCTCTCTGTCCCTCCTGGATCTACAGACTCATCCAGCTTTATTATCAACTCTCAACCTGCTTTTGATCAAGTTGATGAATCTGTGTCTCGTCTAAGAGACAAGCTGCAGCAGTTCTGCACAGAGGAGATGAAGACCATATCTAGTACAG TGAGAATCATTAGCATCATTTCCACTCCTGAACCAAAGGCTCAAAAGGAATTCCTGTTTAAGT TCGTTCTCATCGGAGATTCGGGTGTTGGGAAGAGTAACCTGCTGTCGAGATTCACACAAAATGAGTTTAATCTGGAGACCAAAAGCACGATAGGAGTGGATTTCGTCACCAAGAGAATTCAGGTGGATGGAAAGACCATAAAAGCACAGATCTGGGATACGGCAGGACAGGAGCGCTTCAGAGCCATCACCTCTGC ATATTACCGTGGTGTGGCCGGTGCGCTGCTGGTGTATGACATCACCAAACACCTGACCTATAAAAATGTGGAGCGCTGGCTGAAAGAGCTGCGAAAACATGCCGACAACAACATCTTCATCATGCTGGTGGGCAATAAGAGCGACCTGCAGCACCTGAGGGCCGTGCCCACTGATAAGGCCCGCGCTTTCGCAG